TTTCTTGTTGTTTGTGACGGTTATTTGTCGAGGGGGAGATGTCTCCGACGGGCCTACCGGCGGTCTCCTTCGGAGAGACCAGGACGCTGTCCTGGACCTGCCAAAGGCCGAGGGCCTTTGGAATCCCATGTCGCCTGTCGGCGAGGGGTGCTCGAATGCGTGCGGTCGGGCCATGGAATGTCCGCGACAAAAAAGCGGGATAGCTTTCTTTTATTGGGAAGCTATCCCGCTTTTTTGTCGCGGACGGTTGCCGACGCTGCCTGTCTGGGTGGGCGAGCGCACTGGGAATGATGGCAGCGTGGTCTTTGTGTTTTGTTTGTAAGAGCCTCTTTGTTGACCACCCCTTGCGCGAAGCGCACCCAAAAAGTTTAGGAAAAGAGGAGGATAGGGGGTCTGGGGGAAAGGGAGAGAAAGAACCCTTTTCAAAGGGTTTGTCTCTCCCTTTCCCCCAGTCGCCGAAGGCATTCCCTTATTTTCTGGAAAGCAACCAGATAACGTGAACCAGTCCCGGGAAGTAGCCGAGGATGGTCAGCAGGAGGTTGACCCAGAATTGGAGTCCGAGGCCAACTTTGAGGAAGGCACCGATGGGTGGAATAAGGACCGAGATGATAATACGGATGATTTCCATGAGAACTCCCGTGAGAAAAAAGGTGATGCGATTCTCTCTGTATTAGCTGTTTTTGTGCCTTGGAGCAATCTTTTGTCACACAGTCGGGCTGTCTTCGGACAGAGAAGAGTCGAGTTCAAGCTGTTGGAGAAGCGAGGGAGCGAGGTCTTCGGTGAGCAGGGAATAGGGGATGGTGACGATCTGTTCGCCGTCGGCAAAGGACGCGACTTGATAGGGCGGGAAGAAAAAGACCAGTCCCTCGGGAGTCAGGATGAAGTGCTTGTAGTTTTCGGGCTTGGGAGCGGTTCCGGCAAGAATGGTCGGCTGATTTTCCGGGCCGAGTGAGCTGATGAGCGTGGCCTGACAGAGCTTCGCGATATTGGGCAGCGCGGATTCGGGATCGGTGAAAAGATCGTTCAATGTGAGCTGATGGCCGTCCACCAGATCGAAAATCCAGGTTTTTGGCCAATGGTTGGCGTGGGCACCGCCGGTGTACACACTGATATCGAGCTTGACCGAGGTGAATCGACGTGAGGCGGCGGGCCAGACACTGGAGTCCATGGCGAGTTCATATTTGTGGGGAAAGATGGACAGATCGTGCCCCGGATCGATCTTTTTGAAATCGAAAAGACGGTTTGCCACCCAGTCGCGAATGACGGCGTTGGCGTTGGGAGCGCAGAGCACGGGATAGGTGGCATCAACGACAAAACCGGCAGTTTCTTCGGCAATGTGAATTTTAGAGAGAACCTGCGGAGCGCATGGGGATTCGGCACAAAGTTGTGCCGGCCAGAAGAGCAGAAGGGCGACCGTGATTGAGACGAGCCGGATGGCGTTCATGGTATCTCCTTTATGCTTTGAGGCACAGTCTCCTTTGGCCCCAGACAGCCTGGCCCAGAGAGATGCACCCGTCGTTTGGCGGAAGCTGGCGGTGGACCAATGGAATCAATCCGGCGGCATCAAGGGCCTGTGGCAGTTCCGTGGCGAGAGTCAGGTTTTGCATGACCCCACCGGACAGCGCGACATGGTGGATATTTAATACCGAGGCAAAGGAGAACGCCATTTTGGTCAACCCGTTGATGAGTCCCCGATGGAACCGACGGGCGATGGTCGGAACGGGGGTGCCCTTTTCCAGATCCTCCACCACACACCGTACCAGAGAAAGCGTGTTCAGGGAAATGGGGGCATCAGATTGGAGGGGACAGGGATAGATACCTGTTTCGGTCATGTCCTGAACCTTTTCGAGGAGAATGGCAGCCTGTCCTTCATAATTGATGGTTTCGATCAGTCCGCAGAGCGCGGCCACTCCGTCAAAAAGGCGGCCACAACTGGAGGTCTTTGGCGTGTTGATGCCTTTTTTGAGAATTTGGGGGAGGAATCGGCTTTGGGCGGCAAAATTGGTGAGCCACGGCCATTGATATTTTCCTGGCTCCTTGATGCCAAGCTCCCAGAGAGCGGCCTGGGCGATGCGCCACGGTTCCCTGACCGCAGCTTCCCCGCCGGGTAACGCGATGTGAGAGAAGTGGGCCAGTCGTTGGTGATCCATTTCTTCTGGGACGACCATGAGACATTCACCGCCCCAGATTGTGCCGTCTTCACCATACCCCGTACCGTCCAGAGCCAGACCAATGGCCGGACCGGTGTGCTTGTTTTCGGCCAGATTGGCATAGATGTGGGCATAGTGGTGTTGGAGCGTCATGACCGGGATGTCCAGGGCCTTGCCAATGTCTTCGGCTAGTGTGGACGTCATGTAATCCGGGTGCAGGTCGCGAACAATGAGTTCCGGTTTGACTTGAAGGATATCCTGGAGGTGTGCCAGAATTTCGGTGTGAAATTCCAGTGTCTCCAGATTGGACATGTTCCCGATGTGCTGACTGGTGAAAGCCTGATCGTCTTTGGTCAGGGTCAGGGTGCATTTCAATTCGGGACCCACGCCGAGAACGGTTGGTCCTTTTTTCGGAATGAATACCGGGGCGGGAACAAAGCCTCGGGCACGGCGCATGAAAATCGGGTCCTGCGTGACGGGATTGACGCGGACCACGGAATCGTCTGTTCGGATGAGGATATCCCGGTTGTGAAAGAGAAAAACGTCTGCAATGTCGCCGAGTCGTTCGAGTGCTTCTTCGTTGTCCAGACAGATCGGCTCGGAACTCATGTTGCCCGAGGTCATGACCAGTGCAGGAATTTCGTGCAGGGTCACGGCGGCAAAATCGTGAAGCAGGATGTGGTGCAGCGGCGTGTAGGGAAGCATGATTCCCACGAAATTTGTGTCCGGGGCAACCTGTTTTGCCAAGGGGAAGGGATGGTGTTTGGCTGCAAGGACAATGGGCCTGTGACGGCCTGTCAGCCATTCCTGGTCCGCAGGCAGCATGTCGGCCAGATGTCGGGCGTGGTCCAATGTCGGCACCATGACAGCCAATGGCTTGTCTGGGCGATGCTTGCGTTCTCGCAGCGTGGTCACTGCGGTGTCGGACATGGCGTTGCAGACCAGATGAAATCCGCCGAGCCCTTTGACCGCAGCGATTTTCCCGTCGCTTAATGCCGTGGCAAGCTGCTTGAGCGCGTCGTCGTTTTTGGCGAGCGTGGTGCCTGAGCCATCCGTGAGCCAGACTGAAGGGCCGCAGTCCGCACAGGCGTTGGGTTGGGCGTGAAACCGGCGGTCCAGCGGATTTTCATATTCCTGCTGACAGTCTGGGCAGAGCGGGAAACAGGCCATGGATGTCTGTGGGCGGTCATAGGGAATGGACCGGGTGATGGTGTAGCGTGGGCCGCAATTGGTGCAGTTGGTGAAAGGGTATCGATAGCGGCGGTTGGTCGGGTCGAGAATGTCGTCGAGACAGTCCTGACAGGTGGCGACATCCGGGCTGATGAGCACGGAATGCCCGACTCCGCCCGTGGATTTGAGGATGATGAAGTCCTCTTCACCGAGGACTACAGGGATGGTTTCCTGCTTGAAAGTGACGATTTTTGCCAATGGTGGCAGCGTATTTTGGAGCGCATGGGAAAAGGCGGTCATCTGTTCGGGGAATCCCTGCACTTCGATGAGCACACCGGCAGAGGAATTGTTGACCGTGCCGGACACAGCCGTGTCTCGTGCTATTCGGTAGACGAACGGGCGAAATCCAACGCCCTGGACCTGTCCGGTAATGGTGAATTTCTGCCGTATGGGAGTCATGGGAAGTGCATACAATCCCTCGGCGTCGAGTGCAAGGGAATCACTGTTTTTTGAGATACTTCAATAAACTTCGGATTCTCCCGCTGATGATTCTGGAGGGTGCAAAGGAGAGTTCCCGGTCCGGGGCCATGGTGAATCCGGTGGGGTCAAAGTCCGAAGGATGGGCCAGCGGAAAATGGAGGGCTTCCAGATGTGCGCCAGGTTTGTTGCGGGAGATGGCTTCGGTCCAGAGCGGGACTTGATCCGGGGTGAGGCCGAGGAGCGAGTAGATGGCGGTGTCCACGGCAATGTCGTCAGGACAGGCAGCAAGGAGGTTGAGCGGGAACAGCTCGCCGTCAATGGGACCATTTTTGTGCATGGCGTGAATTCCATCCACAAGATGGTGGCATTGAGGCAGTGCGGTAGAGACGTCCATGAGCATGGCTTGGAACAAGGCCCGGTCGTGTCCCAATCGATTGTGGGCCAGTGCCTTGCGAAACCCGACCACACAGCCGAAGAGATTCTTGACTGCACAGGACATGACCATTTGGCCATGAACCTTGAGTTTCGGGATGTTGAGGATGCGATCGGCTTCCAGCGCGTTTTGGGATATGCCAATGTGTCCGCCCTGTGTCAGGGGCAGCGGGACCGCCTTTTTCAGTCCGACGACAGAGAGTCCGAGCGGGGCGAGAGCCTGTGCCAGCCCTGAGTTGCGAGCGACGTAGGACGCGGGACCGATGGCCGGGGAATCGGCCACGGTGATATGAGCACCGTGGTCCAGAAGCCAGCCGCAGACGGTCTTGACCACGGCGGGATTGGACGTGCTGTGTCGGGCATTGCGGCCATTGACAAGATTTGGTTTGACCAGAACGCGCTGGCCCGGAGTGACGTGCAGTGCGGACGCTGCAAAGACGTGGTCCACGGCGGTTTCGAGCGTGGCGTGGGCGTATTCCGGGACATGAAGCATGGCAACAGGAAAATTCATGGTGCGAAGTATAGGTGGGGGATCGGGTGTT
This Pseudodesulfovibrio sp. JC047 DNA region includes the following protein-coding sequences:
- a CDS encoding YqaE/Pmp3 family membrane protein, whose translation is MEIIRIIISVLIPPIGAFLKVGLGLQFWVNLLLTILGYFPGLVHVIWLLSRK
- a CDS encoding DUF3298 and DUF4163 domain-containing protein; this translates as MNAIRLVSITVALLLFWPAQLCAESPCAPQVLSKIHIAEETAGFVVDATYPVLCAPNANAVIRDWVANRLFDFKKIDPGHDLSIFPHKYELAMDSSVWPAASRRFTSVKLDISVYTGGAHANHWPKTWIFDLVDGHQLTLNDLFTDPESALPNIAKLCQATLISSLGPENQPTILAGTAPKPENYKHFILTPEGLVFFFPPYQVASFADGEQIVTIPYSLLTEDLAPSLLQQLELDSSLSEDSPTV
- the hypF gene encoding carbamoyltransferase HypF, with translation MTPIRQKFTITGQVQGVGFRPFVYRIARDTAVSGTVNNSSAGVLIEVQGFPEQMTAFSHALQNTLPPLAKIVTFKQETIPVVLGEEDFIILKSTGGVGHSVLISPDVATCQDCLDDILDPTNRRYRYPFTNCTNCGPRYTITRSIPYDRPQTSMACFPLCPDCQQEYENPLDRRFHAQPNACADCGPSVWLTDGSGTTLAKNDDALKQLATALSDGKIAAVKGLGGFHLVCNAMSDTAVTTLRERKHRPDKPLAVMVPTLDHARHLADMLPADQEWLTGRHRPIVLAAKHHPFPLAKQVAPDTNFVGIMLPYTPLHHILLHDFAAVTLHEIPALVMTSGNMSSEPICLDNEEALERLGDIADVFLFHNRDILIRTDDSVVRVNPVTQDPIFMRRARGFVPAPVFIPKKGPTVLGVGPELKCTLTLTKDDQAFTSQHIGNMSNLETLEFHTEILAHLQDILQVKPELIVRDLHPDYMTSTLAEDIGKALDIPVMTLQHHYAHIYANLAENKHTGPAIGLALDGTGYGEDGTIWGGECLMVVPEEMDHQRLAHFSHIALPGGEAAVREPWRIAQAALWELGIKEPGKYQWPWLTNFAAQSRFLPQILKKGINTPKTSSCGRLFDGVAALCGLIETINYEGQAAILLEKVQDMTETGIYPCPLQSDAPISLNTLSLVRCVVEDLEKGTPVPTIARRFHRGLINGLTKMAFSFASVLNIHHVALSGGVMQNLTLATELPQALDAAGLIPLVHRQLPPNDGCISLGQAVWGQRRLCLKA
- a CDS encoding DUF362 domain-containing protein, translating into MHSNILAFPGFGCNRFLLSTPDPPPILRTMNFPVAMLHVPEYAHATLETAVDHVFAASALHVTPGQRVLVKPNLVNGRNARHSTSNPAVVKTVCGWLLDHGAHITVADSPAIGPASYVARNSGLAQALAPLGLSVVGLKKAVPLPLTQGGHIGISQNALEADRILNIPKLKVHGQMVMSCAVKNLFGCVVGFRKALAHNRLGHDRALFQAMLMDVSTALPQCHHLVDGIHAMHKNGPIDGELFPLNLLAACPDDIAVDTAIYSLLGLTPDQVPLWTEAISRNKPGAHLEALHFPLAHPSDFDPTGFTMAPDRELSFAPSRIISGRIRSLLKYLKKQ